Below is a window of Gossypium hirsutum isolate 1008001.06 chromosome A12, Gossypium_hirsutum_v2.1, whole genome shotgun sequence DNA.
CAAGATGGGATCCTCCTTCATTAGCAAAAGTATTCTAAGTACTTGTTGAAGAAGTTTGGAATGTTGAACTACAAGCCGATTTCTTCACCCATCGAACCAAATGCCAAGATGTGTGCTCATGGAGGAAAGGATTTAGAGGATGCAACAATGTATTGGCAATTTTTTGGTAGTTTAATCCTGCCACTCATGCCTACAAGCATCTATTTGTGGTGATACCTTCTTCTCTGATGGCCATCATAAAGATGACTTTTCAAACACCCCATTTTGATATGTATAGCACTTCCCGATTGTAGGATCACAACATCTCCACCTTTTTCTTTGGCTGTCATATCTTACAAAAATAAACCTAACAACTTTTTTATCCATCTTGCTATGTAAATAGTCGAGAACAAATACATAGCATAGACATCCAAACACTCGAAAATAACTAATTGTAGGTGTCATGCTCCATGATCTAtcaaaagaagaaacaaaagatAACCTATGTTGAGAAAGCCTATTAATTACAAAAGCGGTTACCTTCATCATATCCACCCAAAATCGTCCCGAGACATTTTCATATGAAGCATACTGCGACATATCTCCACCAGGTGCCTATTCTTTCTCTTAGCCACACCATTTTTGTTGTGGCGTGCTTGACCATGTAAATTGGTGACGTATGTGACACTTCTGGAGAAAAACTGAAAATTCTCTTGAGGCATACTTTCTTCCGTTGTCGGTGTGTAAAAAACGAATCCCTTTACCAACATTGGTTTTAGCCACCTCCCTAAACTCTTAAACTTTGTGAGAGTTTCTAATTTTTCCTTCATAAAATAAATCCACACAaatctagaaaaatcatcaataaatgtgaccATATAATTCATCCCACTAATAGAAGCTTGCTTGACCGATCCAAACACATCAGAATGGATTAACTCTAATGGTTCATTTGCTTTAAATTTAGACTCTTTGTAAGAGAGTTGGTGTGCTTTCCCACACTGGCAGCCTGCACAAACTGTATTTGTTCTCACTTCAAGTTGCAGAAGACCTTTCAACATCGACTTCATCACCATATAATGTCCTCAACAATTTCCTGGTTGCGATAAACCTTTACGTTTGTAGGACCGAACAAAATATAATGTCCTGAAGATGTTAACTGTGCTACCAAAAGAAACTTTTTCTTCATCCCCAGCACATGGTAAACATTTTGCAACAACGCCTTAGTAGCACTATGTTAAGGAGAGACTACAGTATTATTACTGACATAAGCTATCGGTAACTTTGAGTTGTTTGCACTCATCACCACACAACTTCCTTTGTACTCCAACACATTCTTCAACTTCTTCTTGTCACCTGTCATGTGATTTGAGTAGCCCGAATCAATAATCCAATGTTCTCATAATCAATTTGATTGGACGCCATCTCCTCTttcgcaaaaaaaaaaacaatgccTCAACATCCTCAGCTTTCGGTTGTGTCATTTCATTACCATTGGCAACCTCTTAAAGGTCTTGTCCTTGCATATAAGACATTATGCAAGCTGACCATGTATTATAATTGTTGTTATTAAGCTTCTTCATTCCGCCGACAACTTGCAGATCTGCCATCATATCCCATCTATGAAATTATTGTAAGGTGACATTTTTCAAGTAGAAAATTCGTTTGAAATTGAAGATTAGCACGTGCCTtactttataatataaatatataatatctaTTCATAATCTTAATCCATATCTTAATTAATCATAcatcaatttcaactttgccttTTGTTGATATAATCATACGATGACTATTTCTTCCACCCAACATATGCAAATGGCTGTTACTGGTCATGAGCTAACTGGCGATGACGGCTCAAATGCTCATCTTTCCTTCCATCTTCTTTGTGTCCCCCTCaagttttgtttgtttctttaaGCAGGGAAAATAAAAAGAAGCAAGAAGCAAGTTCCAATCCAACCACCTTCTAATTAGTTCAAATTTAGGCGGCTGCTTAGTTTATATACAGTATCTAACATCagttaattatcattttaaaaaatatataatataatatcatattaGATTTATAATAAACTCACGATGTGGgtgaaaaaaatacatacattataCATGGTAAGATTCATAATTTTTATTGtctcaattttaccattttatataaccattttttttttacaaatttgttaCATAAATCTTTTCACTCACATGATAAATATATCTTAATATAGAAAAACAATTTAAACTCAATAAAAACTACACACAACAAAATGTAAACTTaggaaaaaacttttcaaaatcttaaatttactcttttgactaaattttatttgatttttaacataaatttttcctataaatatattttttacataatattttgTTTATGAGGAATTCCCTTCCCCGGGCCTTCCCTGTTCAATTACTGCAGCCATTATTAACTCACGGAATTTAAGAGCAAAAACTATGACAAAttctttaaaactaaaattaaaaaaatatcatttaaagtCTAGCGTTGACAAGTAGGTTATATGTAGAATATTTAAAGTCAAATTGGGATTTTATATAAATGAAAGCTCAAAGCTGCATATTTATCATTGCTTAAGATTTGTTTTATTCATTACTCAAGCGGCAGCATTTCCTTTCTCCTCTGTTTTCCCTCTCCTAACTCGGGGTTATTGACTCAATTCTTCCCATGCCCGCTTTAACTTGAAGTTTGATCTGAGTTGAATCAGtatttcttcttcttgttttctGTGCTTCGATCTTGTCTTTTATGCATGATTTCAGTTTTAACTTGTTGGATTTTTTCAACATGAGTAACACATTGAGGCTAAGGGTTAAGGTCATGTTTTACTTGGTTTATGATCGAGGTTAGCTATTTCAAGCATTCTTTTTCATCTGTCGGTATTTTCATGTTCATAAATTCTTGATTCAAGGTAGGTGTTGCGTTTGGCTTTTGAACCCAACATCTCTTTTGTTATCTTCTTGGTGTGTTTGTGTTTAAGATAGATATAATATATTGAGCAATATTTCATATACAAGCGAGAAAAGCTTCCTCCGAACATGGGGAAAGGCAAAAAGGGCAACCTGATAATCAAGACTTGGGAGCGGTGCAAATCCATTGGCCGTGGCCGCTCAAGACACGCCCCAGCTATTTATAAGAAGAGCAAATCATGGCCATCAATTGATGTTTCCCTGGAAGAAGAGAAACGCACAAGGAAGAATCGAGTGGCTCCGGAAGGTTGCTTCACGGTGTATGTTGGACCCCAGAAACAAAGATTCGTGATCAAAACCGAATACGCAAATCATCCGCTTTTCAAGATTCTACTTGAGGAAGCCGAGTCTGAATACGGATTCACCAGCGAAGGACCCCTTATGCTCCCCTGCAACGTTGATCTCTTTTGCAAGGTGTTACTGGCCATGGACGATGGCGACAATACCATCCGCCAAGGACGCGGTTTCGCCAATGG
It encodes the following:
- the LOC107937204 gene encoding auxin-responsive protein SAUR32; this encodes MGKGKKGNLIIKTWERCKSIGRGRSRHAPAIYKKSKSWPSIDVSLEEEKRTRKNRVAPEGCFTVYVGPQKQRFVIKTEYANHPLFKILLEEAESEYGFTSEGPLMLPCNVDLFCKVLLAMDDGDNTIRQGRGFANGYGSYRLLTPPWMMATNQI